The following coding sequences are from one Musa acuminata AAA Group cultivar baxijiao chromosome BXJ1-6, Cavendish_Baxijiao_AAA, whole genome shotgun sequence window:
- the LOC135584905 gene encoding uncharacterized protein LOC135584905 isoform X4 — MATETTHSSSSELASTREMKPSASETETSDSFVAVDIDELSQQLMANIKDRSSSTPRVVSVMKKNLSRKGSQGSGAEREKNKTEQRDHHQGTGDKLPFSIRVETDEEAASLYRVSGPAAEAGRWRRVGPRRPPLPWLDPNRVVIVFATLI; from the exons ATGGCCACGGAAACCACGCACTCG AGTTCTTCCGAGCTCGCATCCACGCGAGAAATGAAACCGAGTGCTTCGGAAACGGAGACGTCCGACAGCTTCGTTGCTGTTGACATCGACGAGCTCTCTCAGCAACTCATGGCAAACATCAAGGATCGTTCCAGCTCAACCCCACGAGTTGTCTCG GTGATGAAGAAGAATCTTTCAAGAAAAGGATCACAAGGCAGCGGCGCCGAGCGAGAGAAGAATAAGACGGAGCAACGAGACCATCATCAGGGCACCG GGGACAAGTTACCTTTTTCAATACGCGTGGAGACCGACGAGGAGGCGGCGTCGCTTTATCGTGTGTCGGGCCCAGCagcggaagcggggcgatggaggCGGGTCGGCCCTCGGCGGCCTCCCTTGCCGTGGCTCGACCCCAACCGAGTCGTAATCGTATTCGCCACCTT
- the LOC135584905 gene encoding uncharacterized protein LOC135584905 isoform X3, giving the protein MATETTHSSSSELASTREMKPSASETETSDSFVAVDIDELSQQLMANIKDRSSSTPRVVSVMKKNLSRKGSQGSGAEREKNKTEQRDHHQGTGDKLPFSIRVETDEEAASLYRVSGPAAEAGRWRRVGPRRPPLPWLDPNRVVIVFATFL; this is encoded by the exons ATGGCCACGGAAACCACGCACTCG AGTTCTTCCGAGCTCGCATCCACGCGAGAAATGAAACCGAGTGCTTCGGAAACGGAGACGTCCGACAGCTTCGTTGCTGTTGACATCGACGAGCTCTCTCAGCAACTCATGGCAAACATCAAGGATCGTTCCAGCTCAACCCCACGAGTTGTCTCG GTGATGAAGAAGAATCTTTCAAGAAAAGGATCACAAGGCAGCGGCGCCGAGCGAGAGAAGAATAAGACGGAGCAACGAGACCATCATCAGGGCACCG GGGACAAGTTACCTTTTTCAATACGCGTGGAGACCGACGAGGAGGCGGCGTCGCTTTATCGTGTGTCGGGCCCAGCagcggaagcggggcgatggaggCGGGTCGGCCCTCGGCGGCCTCCCTTGCCGTGGCTCGACCCCAACCGAGTCGTAATCGTATTCGCCACCTT
- the LOC135584905 gene encoding uncharacterized protein LOC135584905 isoform X1 produces the protein MATETTHSSSSELASTREMKPSASETETSDSFVAVDIDELSQQLMANIKDRSSSTPRVVSVMKKNLSRKGSQGSGAEREKNKTEQRDHHQGTGDKLPFSIRVETDEEAASLYRVSGPAAEAGRWRRVGPRRPPLPWLDPNRVVIVFATFDARGSLAHRNANITPSQIAPEALLLSTFLVQGLG, from the exons ATGGCCACGGAAACCACGCACTCG AGTTCTTCCGAGCTCGCATCCACGCGAGAAATGAAACCGAGTGCTTCGGAAACGGAGACGTCCGACAGCTTCGTTGCTGTTGACATCGACGAGCTCTCTCAGCAACTCATGGCAAACATCAAGGATCGTTCCAGCTCAACCCCACGAGTTGTCTCG GTGATGAAGAAGAATCTTTCAAGAAAAGGATCACAAGGCAGCGGCGCCGAGCGAGAGAAGAATAAGACGGAGCAACGAGACCATCATCAGGGCACCG GGGACAAGTTACCTTTTTCAATACGCGTGGAGACCGACGAGGAGGCGGCGTCGCTTTATCGTGTGTCGGGCCCAGCagcggaagcggggcgatggaggCGGGTCGGCCCTCGGCGGCCTCCCTTGCCGTGGCTCGACCCCAACCGAGTCGTAATCGTATTCGCCACCTT tgatgctcgcggctccctggctcatcgcaatgccaacataaccccttcacagatcgctcccgaagctcttctcttgtcaacttttttAGTGCAGGGGCTTGGCTGA